Proteins found in one Lysinibacillus fusiformis genomic segment:
- the efp gene encoding elongation factor P, producing MISVNDFRTGLTIVVDGQLYRVLDFQHVKPGKGAAFVRSKLRNLRNGSVNEKTFRAGEKVEKAQIDNRKMQYLYAQGDDHVFMDLESYEQTELASAAIEYELKFLKENMEVHIQSYQGEMLGVELPNTVQLEVTETEPGIKGDTASGGTKPATLQTGLIVQVPFFVNQGDVLIINTEEGSYVSRA from the coding sequence ATGATTTCAGTAAACGATTTTCGTACAGGTCTAACAATTGTTGTTGATGGCCAATTATATCGCGTGTTAGATTTCCAACACGTTAAACCAGGTAAAGGTGCTGCATTCGTACGTTCTAAATTACGTAACCTACGTAACGGCTCCGTGAATGAAAAAACATTCCGTGCTGGTGAAAAAGTAGAGAAGGCACAAATCGATAACCGTAAAATGCAATACCTATATGCCCAAGGTGACGATCATGTATTCATGGACTTAGAATCATATGAGCAAACTGAACTAGCTTCAGCAGCTATCGAGTATGAACTAAAATTCCTTAAAGAAAACATGGAAGTGCATATTCAATCTTACCAAGGTGAAATGCTAGGTGTTGAATTACCAAACACTGTACAATTAGAAGTAACTGAAACAGAACCAGGAATTAAAGGTGATACAGCTTCAGGCGGTACAAAACCTGCTACTCTTCAAACAGGTCTTATTGTACAAGTACCATTCTTCGTAAACCAAGGTGATGTTCTAATCATTAACACTGAAGAAGGCTCTTACGTTTCTCGTGCATAA
- a CDS encoding LytTR family DNA-binding domain-containing protein, translated as MKVEISIDPTYKEPKVIILTDKMTDDIEHLMQSITAAAESTLIAFSHKGVELIDSKEIVRIYTEQKKVFVQTIKGVYTVRFRLYELEEKLNPQMFIRISNAEIVNRYMIKHMDISRTGTIGVELKNGTKTYASRRYVSKIKKHLGI; from the coding sequence ATGAAGGTGGAAATATCGATTGACCCTACATATAAAGAACCCAAAGTAATCATTCTCACAGATAAAATGACGGATGACATTGAGCATCTTATGCAAAGTATTACTGCGGCAGCGGAAAGCACGTTAATCGCTTTCTCTCATAAAGGCGTTGAATTGATCGATAGTAAGGAGATCGTTCGTATTTATACAGAGCAAAAAAAGGTTTTTGTGCAAACCATTAAGGGTGTTTATACGGTACGTTTTCGCCTTTATGAGCTGGAGGAAAAGCTCAACCCTCAAATGTTTATCCGTATTTCAAATGCCGAAATAGTCAATCGCTACATGATCAAGCATATGGACATTAGTAGAACCGGTACAATCGGAGTTGAATTGAAGAATGGCACGAAAACATACGCATCAAGGCGTTATGTAAGCAAAATTAAGAAACATTTAGGGATTTGA
- the aroQ gene encoding type II 3-dehydroquinate dehydratase encodes MKLLCLNGPNLNRLGKREPHIYGHETLDDVRENVQNLAASLGATVEFRQSNHEGVLVDWVHEAEDENYDGIIFNPGAYTHTSIALHDAIAGISVPVIEVHISNIHKREAFRHHSYLAPACLGQICGLGTKGYELALRTFIEREN; translated from the coding sequence GTGAAGTTATTATGTTTGAATGGACCTAACTTAAATCGACTTGGTAAACGAGAGCCACATATTTATGGACATGAAACATTGGATGATGTTCGAGAAAATGTTCAAAATCTTGCGGCTTCTTTAGGTGCTACAGTTGAATTTCGTCAATCCAATCATGAAGGGGTACTAGTCGATTGGGTGCATGAAGCAGAGGACGAAAACTATGATGGTATTATCTTTAATCCTGGTGCATATACCCATACAAGCATCGCGTTACATGATGCGATTGCAGGTATTTCTGTGCCAGTTATCGAAGTACATATTTCCAATATCCACAAACGTGAGGCTTTCCGACATCATTCCTATCTTGCTCCGGCCTGCCTTGGTCAAATTTGTGGACTAGGTACGAAAGGCTATGAACTGGCACTACGTACATTTATCGAGAGGGAGAATTGA
- a CDS encoding alpha/beta hydrolase fold domain-containing protein produces the protein MSIEIFNGERSVESVQFEKLLFSQSNKKSFSSIENTQQFIKQRGTENIHPYVIGEDVNLVSDLKEQTFEDMQVFILNDQKSSSQKVILYIHGGAWTNQPLNLHWLFMDKMAQSLNAKVIAPIYPKVPHFNYQDTYPKMLNFYKEILESVESSNQLTIIGDSAGGNIALGLIQLLKRDHLPQPQDIILLSACVDISLENPLIHDYEENDPMLASEGMEVITKIWAADKDLKDPMISPIYGDFQGTSKITHFIGTHESLYPDAIQFDEQLTEQGVAITTFVYPKMNHVFVVMPIPEAIDAQQKIINILSK, from the coding sequence ATGAGTATAGAAATTTTTAACGGAGAACGATCTGTAGAGAGTGTTCAATTTGAAAAATTGTTATTTTCACAAAGTAATAAAAAGAGCTTTTCTAGTATTGAAAATACTCAACAGTTTATTAAACAAAGAGGAACAGAAAATATTCACCCTTATGTGATTGGGGAGGATGTCAATCTTGTAAGCGATTTGAAGGAGCAAACTTTCGAGGATATGCAGGTTTTCATTTTAAATGACCAAAAGTCTTCGTCACAAAAGGTGATTCTTTATATACATGGTGGCGCTTGGACGAATCAACCTTTAAATTTACACTGGTTGTTCATGGATAAAATGGCACAATCATTAAATGCAAAAGTTATTGCGCCTATTTATCCGAAAGTACCTCATTTTAACTATCAAGATACGTACCCAAAAATGCTTAACTTCTATAAAGAGATTCTAGAATCTGTTGAAAGCTCCAATCAATTAACCATTATAGGGGATTCAGCAGGCGGAAATATAGCACTTGGTTTGATTCAGCTTTTGAAGCGGGACCATTTGCCTCAACCGCAAGATATTATCTTATTGTCGGCATGCGTTGATATAAGTTTAGAAAATCCTCTTATACATGACTATGAAGAAAACGACCCTATGTTAGCTAGTGAAGGAATGGAAGTTATTACTAAAATATGGGCAGCTGATAAAGATTTAAAGGATCCAATGATTAGTCCAATTTATGGTGATTTTCAAGGAACTAGCAAGATTACTCATTTTATTGGAACACACGAAAGCTTATATCCAGATGCAATCCAATTTGATGAACAACTAACAGAACAAGGCGTTGCGATCACTACCTTTGTTTATCCTAAGATGAATCATGTGTTTGTTGTGATGCCGATTCCTGAAGCAATAGATGCTCAACAGAAAATTATAAATATCCTAAGTAAATAA
- a CDS encoding DUF1385 domain-containing protein, which produces MVQLKYIKRVVLALSNSPVYGGQAQLEGVMFGGKEHTVTAIRRNDDSIDYYHFKKVQKPMLQKLKKIPFVRGVVALIESAGLGSRHMQFAGDRYDVVPGEEEDHKEEGSKLQMILGVAVVGILSFLFGKFAFTLIPVFIADFFSKWIEGKTGQILLESGIKLLLLLTYLYFISLTPLIKRVFQYHGAEHKVINCYEAGLDITVKNVQAQSRLHYRCGSSFILFTVFVGMFLYFFVPTDPLWLRILDRILLIPVVLGISFEVLQATNACRNIPVLRFLGYPGLWLQLLTTREPKDDQVEVAIASFNMLRQVEQQPEIAATLNHD; this is translated from the coding sequence ATGGTACAGTTGAAATATATAAAGAGAGTGGTGTTAGCCTTGAGCAATTCACCTGTATACGGGGGACAAGCACAATTAGAGGGTGTGATGTTCGGAGGAAAGGAACATACTGTTACAGCCATTCGTCGTAACGATGATTCCATTGATTATTATCATTTCAAAAAAGTACAAAAACCGATGTTACAAAAGCTGAAGAAAATTCCATTTGTACGAGGCGTTGTTGCGCTGATTGAATCCGCTGGCTTAGGTTCTCGTCATATGCAATTTGCTGGGGATCGTTATGATGTAGTACCTGGCGAAGAGGAAGATCATAAAGAAGAAGGCTCTAAACTTCAAATGATACTTGGCGTTGCTGTAGTAGGTATTCTTTCCTTTTTATTTGGAAAATTTGCCTTTACATTAATTCCTGTTTTTATAGCTGATTTTTTCTCAAAATGGATTGAAGGAAAAACGGGACAGATTTTACTAGAAAGTGGCATTAAGCTCCTTTTACTACTTACCTATTTATACTTTATCTCGTTGACACCTCTGATTAAACGGGTATTTCAGTATCACGGTGCTGAGCATAAAGTCATTAACTGCTATGAAGCAGGTTTGGACATTACCGTAAAAAACGTCCAAGCTCAATCACGTCTGCACTATCGTTGCGGCAGTAGCTTTATTCTATTCACAGTGTTTGTCGGTATGTTTTTATATTTCTTTGTGCCTACAGATCCACTGTGGCTTCGTATTTTAGATCGTATTCTATTAATTCCTGTTGTTCTTGGTATCTCATTTGAAGTCTTACAAGCGACAAATGCTTGCCGTAATATTCCAGTGTTACGCTTCCTTGGCTACCCTGGCTTATGGCTTCAATTACTAACAACTCGTGAGCCAAAGGACGATCAAGTGGAAGTAGCGATTGCTTCCTTTAATATGCTACGCCAAGTAGAGCAGCAACCTGAAATTGCTGCGACATTAAATCATGATTAA
- a CDS encoding ABC transporter permease yields MRVAVFATRTHKEIVRDPVTLLFGMGLPILLLALFSVMQKNMPFALYEMNSLTPGIIVFSFSFLTLFSGMLLGKDKSSSFLMRIFVSPMSAADYILGYMLPLIPIALLQIIVCLVTALFLGLSFNKSILFMILVLLIISPLYISFGLLFGTLFTDKQVGGIFAIFVNITTWLSGTWFELDMIGGTFQTIAQYLPFVHAVNAAKAILHAEYTNMFHSLIVVIGYTVIITILAIFIFKQKMQGNGSK; encoded by the coding sequence GTGAGGGTGGCCGTATTTGCAACAAGGACTCATAAAGAGATTGTCCGTGATCCAGTCACTTTATTATTTGGTATGGGCTTACCAATCCTTTTGTTAGCATTGTTTTCTGTTATGCAAAAAAATATGCCATTTGCTTTATATGAAATGAATAGTCTAACACCAGGTATCATTGTATTTAGTTTTTCTTTTCTCACATTGTTTTCAGGAATGTTACTGGGAAAAGATAAAAGCTCATCCTTTTTAATGCGAATTTTCGTTTCTCCTATGTCTGCTGCTGATTACATTTTAGGTTATATGCTACCTTTAATACCAATAGCTCTGCTACAAATCATTGTCTGTTTAGTTACCGCCCTGTTTTTAGGGTTGTCGTTTAATAAGTCCATTCTCTTCATGATCCTTGTACTTCTGATTATCTCACCACTCTATATTAGTTTTGGTTTATTGTTTGGGACATTATTTACAGATAAACAGGTAGGAGGAATTTTTGCCATCTTTGTTAATATCACAACTTGGTTAAGTGGAACATGGTTCGAATTAGATATGATTGGTGGAACATTTCAAACGATTGCGCAGTATTTACCTTTCGTTCATGCAGTCAATGCAGCGAAGGCTATTTTACATGCAGAGTATACTAATATGTTTCATTCACTCATCGTTGTCATCGGTTATACAGTAATTATTACGATTCTCGCTATTTTTATATTTAAGCAGAAAATGCAAGGCAATGGTTCAAAATGA
- a CDS encoding helix-turn-helix transcriptional regulator, which yields MKNRIRELRKSKKITQEDLSKLVGVSRQSIIAIESGKFNPSLELAYNISKAFNCTIEEVFIFEEEGMA from the coding sequence ATGAAAAACAGAATTCGTGAATTGCGGAAATCGAAGAAGATTACGCAGGAGGATTTGTCAAAATTAGTTGGTGTCTCAAGACAATCAATCATTGCAATTGAATCGGGAAAATTTAATCCATCACTAGAGCTTGCCTACAATATTTCAAAAGCGTTCAACTGCACGATTGAGGAAGTATTTATTTTCGAAGAGGAGGGAATGGCATAA
- a CDS encoding M24 family metallopeptidase codes for MLKLQKLRKALQEQSIDGILITNGYNRHYMTGFTGTAGVAIVSQNDAVFITDFRYTEQAAAQIQDFRIVKHEATIIEEIATQVNNMGIKLLGFEKDTVSYGTYELYKSNIQADLVPISGLIEKIRLIKTEQEINIIKAACEIADHAFTHILGFIKPGKTELEVSNELEFFMRKQGATQSSFDTIVASGLRSALPHGVATNKVIEKGDFVTLDFGALYNGYISDITRTVAVGEPSEKLVDMYNAVLASQLLALKKVGPGLTGIQADAIARDYLKEKGYGEAFGHSLGHGIGLEVHEGPGLSMRSDTVLEPGMAVTIEPGVYLPGIGGVRIEDDILITEKGNELLTHSSKELIIL; via the coding sequence ATGTTGAAATTACAAAAGCTACGTAAAGCACTTCAAGAACAAAGCATCGATGGCATTCTAATTACTAATGGGTACAACCGTCACTATATGACAGGTTTTACAGGGACAGCGGGCGTAGCAATTGTGTCTCAAAATGATGCTGTATTTATTACAGATTTCCGTTATACAGAGCAGGCTGCTGCACAAATTCAGGACTTCCGAATTGTCAAGCATGAAGCGACAATTATTGAAGAAATCGCTACTCAAGTAAACAATATGGGCATCAAATTATTGGGCTTTGAGAAAGATACTGTAAGCTATGGCACATATGAACTGTATAAATCGAACATTCAAGCAGATTTAGTGCCGATTTCTGGGCTAATTGAAAAAATTCGCTTGATTAAGACGGAACAAGAGATTAATATTATTAAGGCTGCGTGTGAAATTGCAGATCACGCATTTACACATATTTTAGGCTTCATCAAGCCTGGTAAAACCGAGCTTGAGGTTTCGAATGAATTAGAATTTTTCATGCGTAAACAAGGAGCAACTCAGTCTTCGTTTGACACAATTGTTGCGTCTGGTCTTCGTTCAGCATTACCACATGGCGTTGCAACGAATAAAGTGATTGAAAAAGGCGACTTTGTTACTTTAGACTTTGGTGCGCTATATAATGGCTATATTTCGGATATCACACGTACTGTGGCTGTTGGAGAACCATCTGAAAAATTAGTAGATATGTACAATGCAGTCCTTGCTTCTCAACTGTTAGCACTTAAAAAAGTGGGCCCTGGCTTAACAGGCATTCAAGCGGACGCGATTGCACGTGACTATTTAAAAGAAAAAGGATATGGCGAAGCATTTGGTCATTCTTTAGGACATGGTATTGGTCTTGAAGTACATGAAGGCCCTGGCTTATCGATGCGTTCTGATACAGTGCTAGAGCCAGGTATGGCCGTGACGATTGAACCAGGTGTTTACTTACCAGGAATCGGTGGTGTCCGTATCGAGGATGATATTTTAATCACAGAGAAGGGTAATGAACTCCTAACACATTCGTCAAAAGAACTCATTATTTTATAA
- a CDS encoding DUF3021 domain-containing protein gives MRKEILTRIIGGFVIGVILGQIVQFFVSMGIGQGQYVWVVPEFRTYFTNEMSAIISQNLLTGVIGITFALAALIFDMARWGMLKQYLVHFFITAMIWIPIVTLLWMPKTMANVGSLVASFLGTYIVTWVLQYRFSQRDIEKINAILSNRGEELDD, from the coding sequence ATGCGAAAAGAAATTTTAACACGTATTATTGGAGGTTTTGTGATAGGTGTGATACTGGGACAAATTGTGCAATTCTTTGTATCAATGGGCATAGGACAAGGGCAATATGTTTGGGTTGTTCCTGAATTTCGTACTTACTTTACAAATGAAATGAGTGCAATTATTAGCCAAAATCTATTAACAGGGGTCATCGGTATTACCTTTGCACTTGCTGCACTTATTTTTGATATGGCTAGATGGGGCATGTTGAAACAATATTTGGTCCACTTTTTCATAACGGCAATGATTTGGATACCAATTGTAACGCTACTATGGATGCCAAAAACGATGGCTAATGTTGGTTCTCTCGTAGCCAGCTTTCTCGGAACTTATATTGTGACATGGGTTTTACAATATAGATTTTCACAACGTGACATAGAAAAAATTAATGCCATACTTTCCAATCGAGGTGAAGAGCTTGACGATTAA
- a CDS encoding stage III sporulation protein AE — MQEQILSFLIDPFFLLLKMTLMLCSYVIIILIVNMVIPEFEKGTRILFFLIVLATIGPVVVKSFTLIDEIAQGLAHLFTAFYPILTSSFLLSSSITAIASWQPFLLFFVQVLTIISSKWLIPGVLLAIVFDVCSVIVKEISFTRIADLIRFTIMSIVSASVICYILLMTASGVAAFSVNAAVAEPVKKLIEENIPVVGSFIVDSFSMFQHMTQFTSSLTSISAFIAVITVSFIPTVQLVVSAYSLKMLAAILEPIAFDDICRLLDQVSKSLFTLCAVSFLIAFSFMFSCFFLIVFVQVMAGGR, encoded by the coding sequence TTGCAGGAGCAAATATTATCGTTTTTAATCGACCCATTCTTTCTCTTGCTCAAGATGACGCTCATGCTTTGCAGTTACGTCATCATTATTTTGATTGTGAACATGGTAATACCAGAATTTGAAAAAGGGACAAGGATACTTTTTTTTCTTATCGTTTTAGCAACAATCGGTCCTGTTGTTGTCAAATCTTTTACATTAATTGATGAAATTGCACAAGGACTAGCCCATCTATTTACGGCATTTTATCCAATTCTTACATCAAGCTTTCTCCTATCCAGTAGTATTACCGCGATTGCTTCCTGGCAACCTTTTTTACTGTTTTTTGTACAAGTCCTCACCATTATCAGTAGTAAGTGGCTTATTCCAGGCGTGCTATTGGCCATTGTCTTTGATGTGTGCAGTGTTATCGTCAAGGAAATATCCTTTACGCGGATAGCTGATTTGATTCGTTTTACGATTATGAGTATCGTGTCTGCGTCTGTCATTTGCTATATTCTGCTGATGACTGCAAGTGGCGTAGCAGCATTTAGTGTCAATGCGGCTGTAGCGGAGCCCGTCAAAAAATTAATTGAAGAAAATATTCCAGTTGTTGGTTCTTTTATTGTGGATAGTTTTTCGATGTTTCAGCATATGACACAATTTACATCTTCCCTTACAAGTATTAGTGCCTTTATCGCCGTCATTACGGTGTCATTTATCCCAACAGTGCAGCTTGTAGTCAGTGCCTATTCATTGAAAATGCTTGCCGCCATTTTAGAACCGATTGCCTTTGATGATATTTGTAGACTACTAGATCAAGTTAGCAAATCGCTATTTACTTTATGTGCTGTATCATTTTTAATTGCTTTTTCATTTATGTTTTCTTGTTTTTTCCTCATTGTGTTCGTACAAGTCATGGCAGGGGGGAGATAG
- a CDS encoding NAD(P)H-dependent flavin oxidoreductase, with translation MLQTTFDFQYPIIQAPMAGVTSPKFVAACAEAGLLGSIGAGYLDGEQTKQFIQEVKKLTTKPFAVNLFVQEEPKIDVEVLQQARMALQPFYDELGLSPVQSVVSKEVFAGQVQAVIDEKVAICSFTFGLPSPAILKQLKDHGIYTIGTATTVEEAILVEQAGMDAVVLQGGEAGGHRGSFTAPLQLIPLNDLLQQVVGKVTIPIIAAGGLVTKEDIQKALESGAQVVQIGTALLVADECEISPLYKNAVLASKEQQTTITLAFTGKPARGLANDFTKRMEDATVAPYPLQNYLTTTIRKESAEQGNAEYLSMWMGENSHLVQQAGTVKSILKKLL, from the coding sequence ATGCTACAAACAACATTTGATTTTCAATATCCAATTATTCAAGCACCAATGGCAGGCGTAACATCCCCTAAATTTGTGGCGGCTTGTGCTGAGGCAGGGCTATTAGGCTCAATTGGTGCGGGTTACTTAGATGGTGAACAAACAAAGCAGTTTATTCAGGAAGTGAAGAAATTAACGACAAAGCCCTTTGCAGTCAATTTATTTGTGCAAGAGGAACCTAAAATTGATGTCGAGGTTTTACAACAAGCACGAATGGCACTGCAACCTTTTTACGATGAATTAGGCTTATCGCCTGTACAGAGTGTAGTATCAAAAGAAGTTTTTGCAGGACAGGTTCAAGCGGTGATTGATGAGAAGGTGGCAATTTGCTCATTTACATTTGGACTGCCATCTCCAGCGATTCTCAAGCAATTAAAAGATCACGGTATCTATACGATTGGCACAGCTACGACAGTAGAAGAAGCTATATTAGTGGAACAGGCAGGAATGGATGCGGTTGTATTACAAGGGGGAGAGGCTGGCGGTCATCGAGGTTCTTTTACTGCTCCTCTGCAATTAATTCCGTTAAACGACTTACTACAACAAGTAGTGGGAAAAGTTACGATTCCTATTATCGCTGCGGGTGGCCTTGTAACCAAAGAGGATATTCAAAAGGCACTTGAGAGTGGGGCACAGGTAGTTCAAATTGGTACCGCTTTACTAGTGGCAGATGAATGCGAAATTTCACCACTCTATAAAAATGCTGTGTTAGCATCGAAAGAACAACAAACGACGATTACGCTTGCATTTACTGGTAAGCCAGCACGAGGTTTAGCGAATGATTTCACAAAACGTATGGAGGATGCGACAGTAGCACCTTATCCTCTACAAAACTATTTAACGACTACCATTCGTAAAGAAAGTGCTGAGCAAGGCAATGCTGAATATTTATCTATGTGGATGGGCGAAAATAGTCATCTCGTTCAGCAAGCAGGCACTGTTAAAAGCATCTTGAAAAAGCTACTCTAA